A single region of the Methanophagales archaeon genome encodes:
- the istA gene encoding IS21 family transposase, translating into MKEWGMINKIKKQLEVGKSISEISRELGIDRKTVRKYRDMTHEDIAKKMSQNKKRSKKVDKFKNYINKRIKEYEAEGKINCESLFYELKELGYKGSARTLRRYVSRFRKDKGKRRIYKPFETPPGHQAMVDIGEKRRVEIGGRLTNIYFMAMVLSYSRKKYVEWFKDPIDTTQFIHFHQRAFKALGGICNQIVYDQTKLAVIEEKYGEIEFNEEFYRFAHQLGFEPYICHKYDPESKGKIEAVIRYIKHGFLLGRSFKDFSDLEFQWEKWLKERGDKKKHATTHESPLKLWEKEKFYLKPFPIYPYEPRPCYQKRKVTKDGLIKVLGNDYSVPYSYQGKEVKIRFDEEKIHIYSLNEEHIYSHFRCMERGQRIIEPSHYQRPYSISTEQLEQQVLDIYPFNEVFLFLKARFKRHYREQLKGIIGLKKRYPREVLENAIKRAIMFKCLSYGQVEKIAHILQSSPETLPEIMQKQAEIANIPIHYEIEKRPCSYYGQLLINQREES; encoded by the coding sequence ATGAAGGAGTGGGGAATGATAAACAAAATCAAAAAGCAACTTGAAGTAGGCAAGTCCATTTCAGAGATAAGCAGGGAATTAGGGATAGACCGCAAAACAGTGCGTAAATACAGGGATATGACTCATGAAGATATTGCTAAAAAAATGAGCCAAAATAAAAAGCGCTCTAAGAAGGTAGATAAATTCAAGAATTACATCAACAAAAGGATAAAAGAATATGAGGCAGAAGGGAAAATCAATTGTGAATCTCTATTTTATGAACTCAAGGAGCTGGGCTATAAGGGCTCTGCACGAACATTAAGGAGATATGTATCCAGGTTTAGGAAAGACAAAGGTAAGAGGCGTATTTACAAACCATTTGAAACGCCCCCTGGTCACCAGGCAATGGTGGATATAGGGGAGAAGAGAAGGGTAGAAATAGGAGGCAGGCTGACCAACATCTATTTCATGGCCATGGTACTCAGTTACAGTCGCAAGAAATATGTTGAATGGTTTAAAGACCCAATAGATACAACGCAATTCATACACTTTCACCAGCGGGCATTTAAGGCCCTTGGTGGTATTTGCAATCAGATTGTTTATGACCAGACAAAGTTGGCAGTAATAGAAGAGAAGTATGGAGAGATAGAATTTAATGAAGAATTCTATCGGTTTGCACATCAACTGGGATTTGAACCTTATATCTGCCATAAATATGATCCGGAGAGTAAGGGTAAAATAGAGGCCGTAATTAGATACATCAAACATGGCTTTTTATTGGGACGCAGTTTTAAAGACTTCTCTGACCTTGAGTTTCAGTGGGAAAAATGGCTTAAGGAGAGGGGAGATAAAAAGAAGCATGCTACTACACACGAAAGTCCTCTTAAATTATGGGAAAAAGAAAAATTCTATCTTAAGCCATTTCCTATCTATCCTTATGAACCAAGACCCTGTTATCAAAAAAGGAAGGTAACCAAAGATGGTTTGATTAAGGTATTAGGGAATGACTACAGTGTGCCTTATAGCTATCAAGGGAAAGAAGTTAAAATTAGGTTTGATGAAGAAAAAATCCACATTTACAGCTTAAATGAAGAACACATTTATAGCCATTTCAGGTGTATGGAAAGGGGTCAAAGAATAATAGAACCCTCTCACTATCAGAGGCCATATAGTATTTCCACAGAGCAACTAGAGCAACAAGTATTAGATATCTATCCTTTTAATGAAGTGTTTTTATTCCTTAAAGCAAGATTTAAAAGGCACTATCGTGAACAACTCAAAGGTATCATTGGGTTAAAGAAAAGATACCCAAGAGAGGTCTTAGAAAATGCCATAAAAAGGGCAATCATGTTTAAATGCTTAAGTTATGGTCAGGTAGAAAAGATTGCCCATATACTCCAATCTTCTCCTGAAACATTGCCTGAAATAATGCAAAAGCAGGCAGAAATTGCAAATATTCCTATTCATTATGAAATAGAAAAAAGACCATGTAGTTATTATGGACAGCTTTTAATAAACCAAAGGGAGGAGAGCTAA